The nucleotide window aaatcatttaaaaaacaaaatagaaaaattaaaaaacaaaaaacaaaaacaaaagcaatacaCTCTATCTTGAGACTCcctaataaaacatataaaaagatagatcaaactcaataaaaagaaTTGGGAAGAATGaattataactatttttttaaaattaaaaaataagtacgAACATAAAATTGGCAAAAACcaaagaagctagatcttagaACCACAATATACACCACTGAGCAAGCTATATagaattgtcaaaaaaaaaacaaaatcacaaaacacaCACGAGAGTGCGCGCACACACAAAATTACATCCAGATAAAACTTGGTTGCTACACATTAACCAAGTAATAAACCATTAGCCTTGCCCTTCAGCATTAACAAAGACTTCACCAGCAGGTAgcattattttccaaaatttaagGGTGTTCAACGCTTAGCACAGACAACCTccaatgattaattaattaagagggTGTTTGCTAATATTGAAAGGTAAACTAACTTAAGGCATTCAATAAGCAAAACCACTCATTACCTTTCGGCTATTGGCAAGTGGCACGCTTCATCTCCCTCTTTAACAAAACCAATCTAACCCAAATATCACTAATCCCTAAACAAACACAGGTAACAACACCAAGCCTCATCTATTTCCGCTTTATAGAAGTTGGGATTTACCCAAGCTTTCCCATTTCCTTCACATCATTAAAAACTAACAAGACCTAAGGGCATCCCTATCACCACAAGATGTAataataagttagtgcctcatcaGCATAAATATTTATCAATCTAAGCTCTGTAgacaacatgaataaaaaacacTGAACAAACAAGATGAACAGTCTAAACGAAAATTCATAGTCATTTCAGAAAGCAAAGATAGCATAACTGGTATCACAACATACACATATCATAAACAGAACGAAAATAGTCTAGTTATGGTTTTATTAACTGAGATTAGAACAATATGGGGGATCCACATGAATGGCAGCTTGTTCAAAAGGATGCAGATGCACTCCCCCTCACAGTCAAAACCTTCATTTCTTTCCACCTCTGTTTGTCAATGCAATGtcagatgagaaaagaaaattctTATTAACACAATGCACAACCATATATTGCAAAtagaaaacatcaacaaaaagaaatatcacCGAGTGCTCTTGGGTGGTGTCTGGCTAGGTGGTGGAGGCAGTTCTTCCTCAAGGGAAGAAGATGACTCTCCTAGATCATTCCCAGCCTgaatattaattaacaaaatttctTAGTCAATCTCTTCTtctaataaatgaaaagaaaaacataaccaGGAAATCATTTGAAGCTTATACAAACTTAACCCACATCAAAGACAGGTTCTGCTGCAGCTGCTCTTGGTGGCCGAACCTGTGGTCGAGCCATGGGAGCTGGCCTTGCTGGTAGGCCCAAAGGTGGCCGCGGCAGTAGCGGAGGATAAGCAGCTACAGCTCGATCATCAATTTCCACAGGCAGGTAAGGGGGGAGCCCCACACTGTGCAGCATCGACATTGCCTGTGATAAAATGAAGACACAAGTCACATAACATGAGTTGCTTGTAAATCCATGCTTCAGATGAGAAATTCCTCCACTTTTCCTGCCATATGACTTTTAAATCATGCAACTTGCCATGAATTCCATGGCAGATTGGAAGAATGATCTATGTTCAGGATAGATACCAAGCTGCCTTTTTGTGGCCaaaggaaatataatatatatatatataacagttcTATTCGAAAAGAATGAAATGGGAACATTAAGCAAATGGTCTTTTGAATGCACTACTATATAACAGCATAACCTATACAGATACTTGAGCAGGGCAATCATATACACAAGCAGGTAAAGATGGTGAAAAGccacaacaagaaaataagattcaGAACTTCAAAATTATCAACAATTTGCCCATCAAGTTATCAACATCAACTTCTGGAATCTTCACACATATATAAAACAGATCGGCACTAAAACAGTCATGCACAGTTAATAATCAAACAAGATACCATAGATTGATGAAAAAATCAAATAGTAAATCCATAGAAAGGACTTCTAGATCAATAGCACCACTGATTTCTTTGTTTAAACAGGATAACAAAAGGCAAGAtcacaaattaaagaaattagCTTTCCAGGCAGAAAATTTCCCCCAAGAAGCAATCAAGAAACCAAACAACATCAGAtaacccaaaccctaatccatagAAAGGACTTCTACATCAATAACACCACCAAATTGACCTCCAAAATCACTCTATCAAAtaattgatttctttgtttaaaCAGGATAACAAAAGGCAAGAtcacaaattaaagaaattagCTTTTCAGGCAGAAAATTTCCCCCAAGAAGCAATCAAGAAACCAAATAACATCAGAtaacccaaaccctaatccaaagaaaGGACTTCTAGATCAATAACACCACCAAATTGACCTCCAAAATCACTCCATCAAAtaattgatttctttgtttaaaCAGGATAACAAAAGGCAAGAtcacaaattaaagaaattagCTTTCCAGGCTGAAAATTTCCCCCAAAAAGCAATCAagaaaccaaaccctaatcaaacTAGAAACACATGAGGGAAAATATACCCGACAGAGAGACCTAGCGATCTCAGGGAACGCCATTAAGATAGATATTGCTCTTTGTGGGTTCTGATTAATTAGCCCCTGCAacatcatcaaaaaaaaaaaaatcaaaacccttgAAGAAAAGCAACAAAGAAGCAAGAGGCGGCGAGGAGAATTGATCAATACCATCAGCTGGCTTGTCAACTGGAGAAGTTCCATGTACAATTCACGAAGGTTGTCACCGGGGGGAGGCCGCGATGCCATGCTTTCCGCTTGTCTCTCTTGGAAATCTCTCTTCGGACATTGGGGGCCGCGCACTGAGTATAAATACCTACAAGAAAACCGAGGTGGGTCGGTTCCAACACTTGGAGATTCGCTAATACATCAACAATCGGATCCAAATCCGAATCCgaaaccaaaattttttaaatagaatcatatatgtaaacaaaattgaaatatatatatgagcgaTGCTATTTTTACAGAATAAATTTACCGAATAAGtttcccgaatgacgtggatgcccaacttgtcatccacatcctcatccacatcattattttttttatataaacttcaaatctgaactttaaaaattcttaaatacttaaaatttttaaaaaaatttaaaactatatctaaaagcataaacccaaatactacaaaatctatactctaaaaatctaaaaatttaaacactaaataataaatattaaaccctaaactataaaccctaaaccttaaatcctatgccctaaaccctaaacaagacATCACAAACCCCCTTGTGATTtttagtttagggtttagggaggggttttcggtttatcatttacatgtttatcttttacgattaaatgtttaaatttaagatttagataataaagagaaattaaatttttctttaaaaaaaatataaagaaagaatgactcgataaaatatcattactctatatatatatatagatccaAAACTCACAAGTCATTATTTTATGAGTGAtgctatttttaccgaatagatttctCGAATGACGTGATGCCAACTT belongs to Dioscorea cayenensis subsp. rotundata cultivar TDr96_F1 chromosome 17, TDr96_F1_v2_PseudoChromosome.rev07_lg8_w22 25.fasta, whole genome shotgun sequence and includes:
- the LOC120280634 gene encoding uncharacterized protein LOC120280634, whose product is MASRPPPGDNLRELYMELLQLTSQLMGLINQNPQRAISILMAFPEIARSLCRAMSMLHSVGLPPYLPVEIDDRAVAAYPPLLPRPPLGLPARPAPMARPQVRPPRAAAAEPVFDAGNDLGESSSSLEEELPPPPSQTPPKSTRGGKK